Within the Acidimicrobiia bacterium genome, the region TAGCCCCGAACGTCGGTTTCAGACGACGCCGGACTCCCTGAGCTTCTCAAGATCCTCAGCGGTGACGCCAAGCAGGCCGCAGTAGATCTCTTCGTTGTGCGCGCCGATGTCGGGCCCGGTCCAACGCACGGAGCCCGGCGATGCAGACAGGCGCGGTACCGCGTTCGGCATCTTGACCGGGCCGAGATACGGGTCGTCGACGGTGATGATCGCGTCGCGGTCCTTGTAGGCGGGGGAGTCGACAATGTCGGCGGCGTCGTGGGCCATGGCGATCACTGCGCCGGCCTCCTCGAACGCGTCGAGCACTTCCTGTGCCGAGCGTGCCGCGATCCACTCGCCGACCGCGTCGAGTAGGGCTTGCATGTTCTCGGGCACGTTGCGCGACACGGGTGTGGCGAACCGTGGATCATCGGCGAGCTGCCCGCCGCCCACGAGCAACAGCATCCGACGGATGACGGTCTCGGCTGCCGCTGACATCGAGAGCCATTTGCCGTCGGCCGACTGGTAGACGTTGCCAACCATCAAGCCGAGCGGGAAGCGGTTCCCGGCGCGCTCGGTGACGACGCCGAGCTGGTCGTACGTGGGGATGTGCCACTCGATCATGCGGAACAGCGTCTCGAACAAGGCCAGGTCGACGATCTGCCCGGTGCCCGTGCGTTCGCGGTCGTGGAGCGCGGCCAGCACGCCGTATGCACCCATCAGCGCCGTAGACGTGTCGCCGAGCGAGAAGCCGATGTGATTCGGCGGTCCCTGGGGAAAGCCAGACAGGTGCAGCGCACCACTCAATGCCTCGGATGGGCGTCCGAACATCGGCTTGGGGTTCGACGCGGCGCTCTGCTGCCCGTAGCCGCTGATGCGGAGCATGATCAGGCGCGGGTTCTCGGCGTGCAGCCGCTCCCACCCGATGTTCCAGCGCTCCATCGTTCCTGGACGGAAGTTCTCGACGAGCACGTCGGCGTCGCGCGCCAGGCGCATCAACAGCTCCTGACCCTCTGGCGTGCGCAAGTCGAGAGTGATGCAGCGCTTGTTCCGGCCGGCCACCGTCCACCACAGAGGGCGGTCGTCCTTCCGCGGTCCGAGCCGGCGCAGCCCGTCGCCCTCCGGCGGCTCGATCTTGATCACGTCGGCGCCCAGGTCGCCGAGGAGCGTGGCGGCGAACGGCCCGGCGAGCACGTGACCCACGTCGATGACGCGCAGGTCGTCGAGCGCCTCGCTCATGTGTCCTCCTGCATTGCCTCGCTCGCTGCGGTCGGGGATACCCCGCCCGCGGGCGCTCGCTCGGTCGGCGCGGAGTGCGCGTGGCGAGTCAGGAGGTCGCGGGCGACGCGCACCATCGCCGCGTCGACCATCTGGCCCTCGTGATCGAGGGCGCCCATGCCGTCCCGCGCCGCGCCGTCCCACGCCTCGAGGAGACGCTTGGCTGCCGCCACATCGTCGGGCGTTGCGCCGAACACTTCGTTGACGATCTCAACGTGTGATGGGTGGATGACCATCATCCCTTCGTAGCCGATGGCTCGTGATTGCCGGGCGAACGCCTCGACCTCGTCGAGCTCTCGAAGGTTGGTCACGACGCCGGTCATCGGGTTGGGGACACCAGCCGCCCGCATGTCGACGAGGATCTCCGAACGCAGGTACAGCGTCTCCAGGAACAGCGGTGGCGTCCAGCCGAAGCCGAGCGCATGGGCCAAGTCACCGTTCAGCGCCGCGGCTCCACCCATGTACGCCACCCGGGGAGACGACGACGCCAGGTCGAAGGCGCGGCGAGCGGCCGCCGCATTCTCCACGCTTGGCCACACGCGCACCGAGCCGCTGGGGAGTCCGGCCCGACGTTCGCGCTTGTCGAGACCTTTGGCCACGCGCTGCACCTCGGCGGGCTCGGTCACTTTGGGCACCATCACGGCGACGAGACCCTGCTGCACGATGGCGTCGAGATCGGCATCGAGGCAGCTCTCGGAGAGCGCGTTGATGCGGACGCAGACGGCGGGCGCTGCATCACCGGCACCGAGCCACTCCGCCACGACGGCGCGGGCGTCACCACGCTCGGTCGCGGGCACGGAGTCCTCGAGGTCGAGGATGACCGCGTCTGCGCCCGATGCAACCGCTCGCTCGCGGAAGTCGCGTCGATGTCCGGGGACGAACAGCGCGGAGCGGATCCGCGGTGGCGCCGCGCTCATCGCGACTCGCCGAGGCGATACAGGTGGCGGGCGTTCCCGGCCAGGATCAGGTCGCGCTCGTCCTCGGGCACACCCGAGAAGTCGGCGTTGATCGTGCGCCAGGAGTTCGGCCAGTCCGCGCCCACGTGCGGGTAGTCGCTCGACCACATCATCCGGTCGGGCCCGATGTCGGCCCGGTTGCGCACCGCGAAATGATCCGTGATGTACGTGTACGAGAAGTTGCGGTCCATGTACTCACTCGGCGGCATCGTGAGCTTGAGGCCCGAGCCTCGGCCCAGCCGGTGGTAGCGGTCGTCGATCTGCTCCTTGAAGTACGGGATCCAGCCGCAATCCACTTCCGCGAGTACCACTTGGAGCTCGGGGAAGCGGTCGAGCACGCCGGAGAAGATGAGCTGGAGGATGCGCTGCGGCACGTCGTAAAAGCGCACGTCGCCCGGCAGCTTCGTCTTGTGTGACGTGGGCATGCCGGCCACGAGCGTGACGTGGATGGACAGCGGGACGCCGGCGTCGACCGCAAGGCTCCACAGCGCGTCGTCTTCGGGCTCGATGTCGAGTCCCCCATGCGGGTATCGGCTGAGGAGCCCCCCGACGATCCCGGGGTTGACGACGGCCCGTTCGAGCTCGCCGACGGCGTCGGCCACGCCGCTGTTCGGGATCATCGCGAGCCCGCATAGGCGGTTGGGCGCGTGACCGCAGTACTCGGCGAGCCAGTCGTTGTACGCGCGCACCATCGCGAGGTGGTACTCGGCGTCTTCGTTGGCGGCAATGGCCCACGAGAGACGGGGGGTGGGGTAAAGGATCTCGGCGTCGACGAAGTCACGGTCCTGCTCCGCGAGTCGCCCGGCCGGGTTGTGCGCGCCCTCCCGCACGTCCTCCCACTTGATCCATGGCCGCATCGCGTCGGGATCCATGCCAGCTGAGGCGTTGAGCCCGAAGTTGATCGGATCCTCGACCCCTTCGATGACCCACGCGTCGCCCTCGGCGAACCGCTCCATGCGCGGCGCTCGGTCGCGCAACTTCGCCGGTACCCGTGAGGTGTAGAGGTCGGGTGGCTCGAGCACGTGGCTGTCAGCCGAGATGAGCCGGTACTGGTGCTCCATCAGTTCGGGTCGATTCCGTTACGGCGTCCCGGCCTCCGGCCACGCCTCCACTGCATCTCCATCAGGGCGTGCCTCTCGTGAGCAGCATGCACCCGGCCACCGGCCCGCCACCGTTGGCGACCACGGCAGTCTGCGGCGCGTCGAGCTGGCGATCACCGCTGTCACCGCGGAGCTGGAGGCAGGCCTCGTGCAGAAGGCCGAAGCCGTGGAGTCGGCCGGCCGAGAGCTGACCGCCGCAGGTGTTCAGCGGGACATCACCGTCGCGTGCGATGCGCTTGCCACCTTCGACGAACTCGCCGCCGGTGCCTGGTTCGCAGAAGCCGAGCGCCTCGAGCCAGGCCAGCGCCAGAAAGCTGAAGCCGTCGTAGAGCTGGGCGAGGTCGACGTCCGCCGTCGTCAGGTCGGAGCGAGACCACAGGTGCGCGGCCGCGTCGCGCGCCGCCATCGTGGTGAGGTCATCGAACTGGTCCCACGACGGGCGACCGCGCATCGCAGTGCCCACGGCGTGCACGTGAGCCGCCGGGCGGCGCGCGTCGGGCGCCGCATCGACGTGCGAGACGACGACTGCCGTTGCACCGTCGACCGGCAGGTCGCAGTCGAACAAGCACAGCGGCGTACTGATCATGCGAGCGCCGAGGTACTCGTCCAGCGAGAGCGGCTCGCGGAACACTGCCCTTGGGTTGTCTGCCGCGTTGGCTCGGTCGGTCAGTGCGATCTGCGCAAGCTGCTCGCGGGTGGTGCCGTACCGGTCGAAGTGAGCCTGGGTGTAGAGCGCGAGCAGGTTGGCGCTCGAACCAGCACCGAACGGGATCGACCATTGCCGGTACCCGTCGACTCGCGCGTTGCCGAG harbors:
- a CDS encoding CoA transferase, with the protein product MSEALDDLRVIDVGHVLAGPFAATLLGDLGADVIKIEPPEGDGLRRLGPRKDDRPLWWTVAGRNKRCITLDLRTPEGQELLMRLARDADVLVENFRPGTMERWNIGWERLHAENPRLIMLRISGYGQQSAASNPKPMFGRPSEALSGALHLSGFPQGPPNHIGFSLGDTSTALMGAYGVLAALHDRERTGTGQIVDLALFETLFRMIEWHIPTYDQLGVVTERAGNRFPLGLMVGNVYQSADGKWLSMSAAAETVIRRMLLLVGGGQLADDPRFATPVSRNVPENMQALLDAVGEWIAARSAQEVLDAFEEAGAVIAMAHDAADIVDSPAYKDRDAIITVDDPYLGPVKMPNAVPRLSASPGSVRWTGPDIGAHNEEIYCGLLGVTAEDLEKLRESGVV
- a CDS encoding CoA ester lyase, whose protein sequence is MSAAPPRIRSALFVPGHRRDFRERAVASGADAVILDLEDSVPATERGDARAVVAEWLGAGDAAPAVCVRINALSESCLDADLDAIVQQGLVAVMVPKVTEPAEVQRVAKGLDKRERRAGLPSGSVRVWPSVENAAAARRAFDLASSSPRVAYMGGAAALNGDLAHALGFGWTPPLFLETLYLRSEILVDMRAAGVPNPMTGVVTNLRELDEVEAFARQSRAIGYEGMMVIHPSHVEIVNEVFGATPDDVAAAKRLLEAWDGAARDGMGALDHEGQMVDAAMVRVARDLLTRHAHSAPTERAPAGGVSPTAASEAMQEDT
- a CDS encoding amidohydrolase family protein, translated to MEHQYRLISADSHVLEPPDLYTSRVPAKLRDRAPRMERFAEGDAWVIEGVEDPINFGLNASAGMDPDAMRPWIKWEDVREGAHNPAGRLAEQDRDFVDAEILYPTPRLSWAIAANEDAEYHLAMVRAYNDWLAEYCGHAPNRLCGLAMIPNSGVADAVGELERAVVNPGIVGGLLSRYPHGGLDIEPEDDALWSLAVDAGVPLSIHVTLVAGMPTSHKTKLPGDVRFYDVPQRILQLIFSGVLDRFPELQVVLAEVDCGWIPYFKEQIDDRYHRLGRGSGLKLTMPPSEYMDRNFSYTYITDHFAVRNRADIGPDRMMWSSDYPHVGADWPNSWRTINADFSGVPEDERDLILAGNARHLYRLGESR
- a CDS encoding thiolase family protein; translated protein: MTEILERRSAITGLGQSAIGRNLERTNLDLTLEAVLAAIEDAGLARADIDGLATFPGGALNARDAGRYASAGVRDVQDALRLELGWSHGGAEGPAPLGAVVAACLAIASGLARHVVVWRTVTESSQQGSGSRAEVAHAAGLGNARVDGYRQWSIPFGAGSSANLLALYTQAHFDRYGTTREQLAQIALTDRANAADNPRAVFREPLSLDEYLGARMISTPLCLFDCDLPVDGATAVVVSHVDAAPDARRPAAHVHAVGTAMRGRPSWDQFDDLTTMAARDAAAHLWSRSDLTTADVDLAQLYDGFSFLALAWLEALGFCEPGTGGEFVEGGKRIARDGDVPLNTCGGQLSAGRLHGFGLLHEACLQLRGDSGDRQLDAPQTAVVANGGGPVAGCMLLTRGTP